The Misgurnus anguillicaudatus chromosome 21, ASM2758022v2, whole genome shotgun sequence genome includes a window with the following:
- the LOC129452160 gene encoding uncharacterized protein isoform X2, with product MMECVKEETDPESFTITPQHTQQQTDFKLEIKEEGEEHEVEDEHQHHSFITEENSFSSSQTDEKTTQERAEAKKTLACHLCDRTFIHKGNLKYHIRVHTGERPYACCQCEKTFIQISELNSHIRIHSGERPFTCPQCDKSFLRKSDLKRHIWVHTGLKPFLCPHCDKSYRGKSDLERHIRLHTGVKPFSCPHCDRSFRGKSDLESHIRIHSGVKSFPCPHCDKSFLRKSDFNRHIRVHTRVKPFSRPHCDESFLGKSDLESHIQVQTGVKHFLCPHCDKIFKRKSDLKRHIRVHTGVKPFSCPHCNRSFREKSDLESHTGVHTGVKPFPCPHCDKSFLRKSDLKRHIRGHTGVKPFSCPHCDKSFQQKGGLQSHIRIHTSEEDRLSSRQRRGGSNTTSTNQKMLSLPMNIRVNIACELLYITPDATTT from the coding sequence ACTTTAAACTGGAAATTAAGGAGGAAGGTGAAGAACACGAAGTGGAGGATGAACATCAACACCACAGTTTTATAACTGAAGAAAATTCTTTCAGCTCCTCACAAACTGATGAGAAAACAACTCAAGAAAGAGCTGAAGCCAAAAAAACTTTAGCTTGCCATCTTTGTGATAGGACTTTCATACACAAAGGAAACCTCAAGTATCACATAAGGGTTCACACTGGTGAGAGGCCTTACGCATGCTGCCAGTGTGAGAAGACTTTCATTCAAATAAGTGAGCTTAACTCTCACATAAGGATTCACAGTGGTGAGAGACCGTTCACCTGCCCTCAGTGTGATAAGAGTTTCCTAAGAAAATCAGATCTAAAGCGTCACATATGGGTTCACACTGGATTAAAACCGTTCTTGTGCCCTCATTGTGATAAAAGTTACAGAGGAAAATCAGATCTTGAGCGTCACATACGGCTTCACACTGGAGTAAAACCTTTCTCTTGCCCTCATTGTGATAGGAGTTTCCGAGGAAAATCAGATCTAGAGAGTCACATACGAATTCACTCTGGGGTAAAATCTTTCCCATGCCCTCATTGTGATAAGAGTTTCTTAAGAAAATCAGATTTTAATCGTCACATAAGGGTTCACACTAGAGTAAAACCTTTCTCGCGCCCTCATTGTGATGAGAGTTTCCTAGGAAAATCAGATCTAGAAAGTCACATACAGGTTCAGACTGGAGTAAAACATTTCCTGTGCCCTCATTGTGATAAGATTTTCAAAAGAAAATCAGATTTAAAGCGACACATACGGGTTCACACTGGAGTAAAACCTTTCTCGTGCCCTCATTGTAATAGGAGTTTTCGAGAAAAATCTGATCTAGAGAGTCACAcaggagttcacactggagtAAAACCTTTCCCGTGCCCTCATTGTGATAAGAGTTTCCTAAGAAAATCTGATTTAAAGCGTCACATAAGGGGTCACACTGGAGTAAAACCTTTCTCGTGCCCTCATTGTGATAAGAGTTTTCAACAGAAAGGAGGTCTTCAGAGTCACATACGCATTCATACAAGTGAGGAGGACAGGCTGAGCTCACGCCAGAGGAGAGGCGGGTCAAACACTACATCAACCAACCAGAAGATGCTTTCTCTACCAATGAACATAAGAGTTAATATAGCTTGTGAATTACTATATATAACACCCGATGCTACCACAACATGA
- the LOC129439535 gene encoding uncharacterized protein — MSQSERQSMPDQPVVRPRRQVIKPRYLDDFYVDYTMQRQPLHSHNEQPMPCATGRASDKERVPVQNTESRPVPTQEMITGSSGRSSFVDAFQGSPPSQSQISPKPNEEQRSSSTSPHTAARESRPVLPRDHNDLSQPIGALHVDSRRDPQHSHSVSHKEIDYLTDNLRGLRPLSSAAQLTPQPFFPHEPSHSQLRINTMDMNRPCAYYNMDDRKSDYPRADERNYSQTPAAVRFMPRDFDSALPAHYSGYTEDSMHRRPGSCFPPTESQGYQQPYVHSATYPISQEERSMPRDIPFHPAGYDRHPGYDQSTPIHADIPVFPKLQPSAESTRTEPYQPYHLEHPHSSPYHHGEPSYRGPVPTIPNFCREDPREFARLKIALENVLPAEATERFKFQILVDHLKHENALLIADSYVNSRYPYTSTMRSLTALYGQPHQLALQRIAELMDGPTIKSGDIRSFRLFALKVRALVGMLDQLGAKGWTELKCGSHVSRLLAKLPHDLRANFRRFTNPIQIPIPTLLDLSDWLEYELRIQEDESQYTSTPNRTYSQPHREQQRNPKPAQRFATVLHGSEHIKPLKDVASKKEKPKKYCPFCNTVQHYFNQCANFKLLNQDQVECWLKSNQKCFKCGRDHRISECNLKAKCKKCDKIHLDILHDFHNKVKPDIPTSTENSCLVSSEVETLYLDRPVASSKVLLKVTRVILRNGEKELDTYAILDDGSERTMLLHAAAQQLGLQKVPEDIALRTVRQDIRIVHGAAVSFSITAVTQPDKVYTIEKAFTAKELNLAKHTYPVKLLQRKYRHLQGLPIPPLQQAQPLLLIGSDYPHLITAIEPVRLGPPGGPAAVKTRLGWTLQGPSKFLVNQLSPQQCLFTSVLSPEAELFNNVQKLWQMDTLPYKSEKLITRSRQDAEAVKMLEEKTVRVTVGDCQRYATPLLWKRNLPPLQASKDAVTAHLRSTEKRLLQNTDLATVYNNEVQKLENAGYTSKLTPEEIEKSHGAWYIPHHIVHHNEKPRIVFNCSFKHKGTSLNDHLLPGPTLGPSLLGVLLRFRENTVAISSDVKGMFHQVRLLEEDKPFLRFLWRDLELERQPDIYEWQVLPFGTVCSPCCATFALQNHVFNYSKPAEDVRLSVEHNFYVDNWLQSFPSTAEAQTLVTKMQVLLSEGGFELRQWATNTPSVIAHLPDELKSANSHLWFTQSGEDPQEMTLGLRWQCSSDVLGYRSKQEDNSVITLRNIYKTLASQYDPLGFLIPFTTRAKIIVQRLWDKKREWDDPDIPKDLLQAWLTWQSELSQLPHITFPRCYTKPDMDLSGSKRTIHIFCDASERAYGSVAYLGTSDGNGETQVSFVAARSRVAPKRQQSIPRLELCAALTGAQLAATLRKELTIKIDQEVYWTDSTTVLTWLHSDSCTYKVFVGTRVAEIQDLTDPKAWRYVNSELNPADDITRGLALSKLIEQNRWNQGPQFLTQPASKWPKQPLDAACDDTQERRNSTFCGTLSSNQTNIPDISQYHSLQDLIKATAISLHGAADGSNELSVDDYSQAELELLRQAQIESFPEETAQLQSGKSLSHSSRLLTLAPEYDHKAKLIRVGGRLRRCDDLDSNTIHPIVMNPAHPLSKLLIQHYDNLLLHPGPERVFAEIRRKYWILRGREAVKRHQSKCFECKKWRGKPEIPRMADLPPSNLRLFRPAFYSTGIDCFGPFQVKFGRRCEKRWGILYKCLTTKAVHIELLSSLDSDSFLMSLRRFIARRGKPHEILSDHGTNFKGGNTELQNAFNALQPSLKEHLDSQQIHFRLNPPNAPHFGGSWERDVKSIKTALRTSLGSQSVPEEVLTTVLVEIEGILNSRPLGYVSSDVADIDPVTPNSLLMGRLSSALPQVVYPESEILSRKRWRHSQILIENFWKCFIRYYLPDLQQRQKWQKESENLQTDEVVMIVDQQSPRALWQVGTVTKVLPGQDGRVRSAIVKVKDKSYTRPVARLIKLPALPTNGNKD; from the coding sequence AGGAGTTCATTTGTGGATGCATTTCAAGGTTCACCGCCATCACAGTCTCAGATTTCTCCAAAACCTAATGAGGAACAGAGAAGTAGCTCCACAAGCCCACATACAGCAGCCAGAGAGAGCAGGCCAGTACTGCCCCGAGATCACAACGATCTTTCTCAGCCCATTGGGGCACTGCATGTGGATTCAAGGAGAGACCCTCAGCATTCTCATTCAGTCAGCCATAAAGAGATTGATTATCTCACTGACAATTTAAGAGGACTGAGACCATTAAGCTCTGCAGCCCAGTTAACTCCACAGCCTTTCTTCCCACATGAACCATCGCATTCTCAGCTACGGATTAACACCATGGATATGAACAGACCTTGTGCTTACTACAACATGGACGACAGAAAATCTGACTACCCAAGAGCTGATGAAAGGAATTACAGTCAAACACCGGCAGCTGTTCGATTCATGCCTCGAGACTTTGATTCAGCACTACCAGCTCATTATAGCGGCTACACAGAAGATAGTATGCATCGCCGACCAGGCAGCTGCTTTCCGCCTACTGAATCACAAGGTTATCAGCAGCCTTATGTTCATTCAGCTACATACCCAATTTCGCAGGAAGAAAGATCAATGCCAAGAGACATTCCATTTCACCCTGCAGGCTATGATAGACACCCAGGCTATGATCAATCAACTCCGATTCATGCAGATATACCAGTATTTCCAAAATTACAGCCGTCTGCAGAATCTACACGAACCGAGCCATACCAGCCATATCATCTAGAGCATCCTCATTCATCCCCATACCATCATGGAGAGCCCTCCTACCGAGGCCCAGTTCCCACCATCCCTAATTTCTGTCGTGAAGACCCCAGAGAATTTGCACGTCTTAAAATTGCACTGGAGAACGTGTTACCTGCTGAGGCTACAGAACGCTTCAAATTCCAAATATTGGTTGATCACCTGAAACATGAGAATGCTCTGCTCATCGCGGACTCGTATGTAAACAGCAGGTACCCATACACCAGTACTATGAGATCGTTAACTGCACTTTATGGACAACCACATCAACTTGCTCTGCAAAGAATCGCAGAATTGATGGATGGCCCTACAATCAAGAGCGGTGACATTAGATCTTTCAGACTATTCGCCCTCAAAGTACGTGCATTGGTAGGAATGCTGGACCAACTTGGAGCTAAAGGCTGGACAGAACTTAAATGTGGGTCACACGTTTCACGACTTCTTGCAAAACTGCCTCATGACTTAagagcaaacttcagacggttTACTAACCCCATTCAAATACCTATTCCAACTCTACTGGATCTCAGTGACTGGCTTGAATATGAGCTCAGGATTCAAGAGGATGAATCACAGTACACTAGTACTCCGAACAGAACCTACTCTCAGCCACATAGAGAACAGCAGAGAAACCCGAAACCAGCTCAACGATTTGCTACAGTTTTACATGGTAGTGAACACATTAAACCCTTAAAAGATGTAGCAAGCAAGAAGGAGAAACCAAAAAAGTACTGTCCCTTTTGCAACACTGTTCAGCACTATTTCAATCAGTGTGCTAACTTCAAACTGCTGAACCAAGATCAAGTGGAGTGTTGGCTGAAGTCAAATCAGAAGTGCTTTAAGTGCGGACGTGACCATCGAATCTCAGAATGTAATCTTAAAgccaaatgcaaaaaatgtGACAAGATACATTTAGACATACTGCATGACTTCCACAACAAAGTGAAACCTGACATCCCAACTTCAACTGAGAACAGCTGTCTTGTAAGCTCTGAAGTGGAGACACTGTACCTTGACAGACCAGTCGCAAGCAGTAAAGTGCTCTTGAAAGTCACACGAGTAATCCTAAGAAACGGGGAGAAAGAACTTGATACGTATGCCATACTCGACGACGGGTCAGAAAGGACAATGTTACTGCATGCAGCAGCACAGCAACTTGGTCTTCAGAAAGTGCCAGAAGATATAGCTCTCCGAACTGTAAGACAAGACATACGGATTGTTCATGGGGCGGCTGTTTCATTCTCCATAACTGCTGTTACTCAGCCAGACAAAGTCTATACTATTGAAAAAGCTTTCACGGCCAAAGAACTGAACCTTGCAAAACATACTTACCCTGTTAAACTACTGCAAAGGAAATACAGACACCTGCAAGGTCTGCCTATTCCCCCACTGCAACAGGCTCAACCACTCTTACTCATTGGCTCAGATTATCCACATCTGATCACGGCCATAGAACCAGTGCGCCTCGGACCACCTGGCGGTCCTGCTGCAGTGAAAACAAGGCTTGGGTGGACATTACAGGGCCCCTCAAAATTCCTTGTCAACCAGCTCTCTCCGCAGCAGTGTCTATTCACATCTGTTTTGTCTCCAGAAGCAGAACTTTTCAATAATGTACAGAAGCTGTGGCAAATGGACACCCTACCATATAAGAGTGAAAAGCTGATTACAAGATCAAGGCAGGATGCGGAGGCGGTAAAAATGCTAGAGGAAAAAACAGTCAGGGTGACTGTTGGAGACTGTCAAAGGTATGCTACACCACTTCTCTGGAAGAGAAATCTCCCACCATTGCAAGCCTCCAAAGATGCAGTAACAGCACATCTAAGAAGCACAGAGAAACGCCTTTTACAGAACACAGATCTTGCAACTGTATACAATAATGAAGTGCAGAAGCTTGAGAATGCAGGCTACACCTCTAAGCTGACACCAGAGGAGATAGAGAAAAGCCATGGTGCATGGTACATACCACATCACATTGTTCACCATAATGAAAAGCCCCGAATTGTCTTTAACTGTTCGTTTAAACACAAAGGAACAAGTCTGAATGATCATCTTCTCCCAGGCCCAACGCTCGGACCAAGCCTTTTAGGAGTACTTTTGCGCTTCAGAGAAAACACAGTTGCTATTAGCAGTGATGTGAAAGGAATGTTCCACCAGGTGCGTTTACTGGAGGAAGACAAGCCCTTTCTTCGTTTTCTATGGAGAGACCTGGAACTGGAAAGACAACCAGACATTTATGAATGGCAAGTTTTGCCTTTTGGCACAGTCTGCAGCCCCTGCTGTGCAACCTTCGCCTTGCAGAACCATGTCTTCAACTACAGCAAACCCGCAGAAGATGTGCGCTTATCTGTAGAACATAACTTCTACGTAGACAACTGGTTGCAAAGTTTCCCATCAACAGCTGAAGCACAGACGCTTGTAACTAAGATGCAGGTTCTCCTATCAGAAGGTGGCTTTGAATTGAGGCAGTGGGCTACTAACACTCCGTCTGTCATTGCTCATTTACCTGATGAGCTAAAATCTGCAAACAGTCACCTGTGGTTCACTCAAAGTGGAGAAGACCCACAAGAAATGACTCTGGGCCTAAGATGGCAGTGCTCTTCAGATGTTCTCGGTTACAGATCCAAACAAGAGGATAATTCTGTGATAACACTGAGGAACATATACAAGACCCTCGCCAGTCAATATGACCCATTAGGTTTCCTAATCCCATTCACGACAAGAGCAAAAATCATTGTTCAACGGCTGTGGGACAAGAAACGCGAATGGGATGATCCAGATATTCCCAAGGATTTACTTCAGGCTTGGTTGACTTGGCAGAGCGAGTTGTCACAGCTACCACATATTACATTCCCAAGATGTTACACCAAACCAGATATGGACCTATCTGGTAGCAAACGAACCATTCACATATTCTGTGACGCTTCAGAACGCGCATATGGCTCTGTAGCATACCTCGGCACAAGTGATGGTAATGGTGAGACCCAAGTTTCATTTGTTGCTGCGAGATCAAGAGTGGCGCCAAAGCGACAACAGTCTATACCAAGACTCGAACTCTGTGCTGCTCTAACGGGTGCTCAGCTGGCAGCTACTCTAAGAAAAGAACTGACCATCAAAATTGATCAAGAGGTATACTGGACCGATTCCACAACTGTATTAACTTGGCTTCACTCTGATTCATGCACTTACAAGGTATTCGTTGGAACACGTGTGGCTGAAATACAAGACCTTACAGACCCAAAGGCCTGGCGCTATGTCAATTCAGAGTTAAACCCGGCAGATGATATTACACGAGGACTCGCTCTCTCTAAACTCATAGAGCAAAACAGATGGAATCAGGGCCCACAGTTCTTAACTCAGCCAGCCAGTAAATGGCCCAAACAGCCACTCGATGCAGCCTGTGATGACACCCAAGAACGTCGGAATTCTACTTTTTGTGGAACTTTATCCTCCAATCAGACTAACATCCCAGATATATCTCAGTACCACTCACTTCAAGATTTGATTAAGGCTACCGCTATCTCATTGCACGGGGCGGCAGACGGATCAAATGAGCTATCTGTGGATGACTATTCACAAGCTGAATTGGAACTACTGAGACAAGCTCAGATTGAAAGCTTTCCCGAAGAAACAGCGCAGCTTCAGTCAGGCAAATCATTATCTCACTCTAGTCGTCTTCTGACTTTAGCCCCAGAATACGATCACAAAGCCAAATTAATAAGAGTTGGGGGACGCCTTCGTCGATGTGATGACCTGGACTCAAATACTATCCATCCTATCGTCATGAATCCTGCTCACCCACTCTCCAAACTTTTGATCCAACATTATGACAACCTTCTTCTACATCCAGGACCCGAACGGGTGTTTGCAGAAATAAGGCGAAAATATTGGATCCTAAGAGGCAGAGAGGCAGTTAAAAGGCATCAGAGCAAATGCTTTGAATGTAAAAAATGGCGAGGCAAGCCAGAAATACCCAGGATGGCAGATCTTCCACCGTCTAACCTTAGACTGTTTCGTCCAGCTTTTTACTCGACAGGCATTGACTGTTTCGGCCCCTTCCAAGTTAAGTTTGGACGCAGATGTGAGAAACGCTGGGGAATACTATACAAATGTCTTACTACCAAAGCTGTTCATATTGAACTTCTATCATCCCTTGATTCTGATTCTTTCCTCATGTCATTAAGACGATTCATAGCCCGTAGAGGAAAACCACACGAAATTCTTTCTGATCATGGTACAAATTTCAAGGGAGGTAACACAGAACTTCAGAATGCCTTCAATGCACTTCAGCCATCCTTGAAAGAGCATCTGGATTCTCAACAGATACATTTCCGTCTAAATCCACCAAATGCACCACATTTCGGAGGATCGTGGGAAAGAGATGTTAAGTCTATCAAGACGGCACTGCGTACATCTCTTGGTTCACAATCAGTGCCAGAGGAAGTACTAACTACCGTACTTGTGGAAATAGAAGGAATACTGAATTCCCGACCTCTGGGGTACGTCTCTTCAGATGTTGCCGATATAGACCCTGTAACACCTAATTCTCTCCTCATGGGACGTCTAAGTTCTGCCTTACCCCAAGTCGTCTATCCGGAGTCAGAAATTCTCAGTCGTAAGAGATGGCGTCACAGCCAGATTCTGATCGAGAACTTTTGGAAATGCTTTATACGATATTACCTCCCAGACCTACAACAACGACAGAAATGGCAGAAAGAATCGGAAAACCTTCAAACTGATGAAGTTGTGATGATTGTGGATCAACAATCACCGAGAGCCCTATGGCAAGTTGGTACTGTGACCAAAGTCCTTCCTGGACAGGATGGACGAGTTCGTTCAGCAATAGTAAAGGTTAAAGATAAAAGTTACACAAGGCCTGTGGCTCGCCTTATTAAACTGCCGGCTCTTCCAACTAATGGTAACAAAGACTAA
- the LOC129452160 gene encoding uncharacterized protein isoform X1 produces the protein MMECVKEETDPESFTITPQHTQQQTDFKLEIKEEGEEHEVEDEHQHHSFITEENSFSSSQTDEKTTQERAEAKKTLACHLCDRTFIHKGNLKYHIRVHTGERPYACCQCEKTFIQISELNSHIRIHSGERPFTCPQCDKSFLRKSDLKRHIWVHTGLKPFLCPHCDKSYRGKSDLERHIRLHTGVKPFSCPHCDRSFRGKSDLESHIRIHSGVKSFPCPHCDKSFLRKSDFNRHIRVHTRVKPFSRPHCDESFLGKSDLESHIQVQTGVKHFLCPHCDKIFKRKSDLKRHIRVHTGVKPFSCPHCNRSFREKSDLESHTGVHTGVKPFPCPHCDKSFLRKSDLKRHIRGHTGVKPFSCPHCDKSFQQKGGLQSHIRIHTSEEDRLSSRQRRGGSNTTSTNQKMLSLPMNIRVNIACELLYITPDATTT, from the exons ATGATGGAGTGTGTTAAAGAAGAGACTGATCCtgaatcattcacaataacacctCAACATACTCAACAACAAACAG ACTTTAAACTGGAAATTAAGGAGGAAGGTGAAGAACACGAAGTGGAGGATGAACATCAACACCACAGTTTTATAACTGAAGAAAATTCTTTCAGCTCCTCACAAACTGATGAGAAAACAACTCAAGAAAGAGCTGAAGCCAAAAAAACTTTAGCTTGCCATCTTTGTGATAGGACTTTCATACACAAAGGAAACCTCAAGTATCACATAAGGGTTCACACTGGTGAGAGGCCTTACGCATGCTGCCAGTGTGAGAAGACTTTCATTCAAATAAGTGAGCTTAACTCTCACATAAGGATTCACAGTGGTGAGAGACCGTTCACCTGCCCTCAGTGTGATAAGAGTTTCCTAAGAAAATCAGATCTAAAGCGTCACATATGGGTTCACACTGGATTAAAACCGTTCTTGTGCCCTCATTGTGATAAAAGTTACAGAGGAAAATCAGATCTTGAGCGTCACATACGGCTTCACACTGGAGTAAAACCTTTCTCTTGCCCTCATTGTGATAGGAGTTTCCGAGGAAAATCAGATCTAGAGAGTCACATACGAATTCACTCTGGGGTAAAATCTTTCCCATGCCCTCATTGTGATAAGAGTTTCTTAAGAAAATCAGATTTTAATCGTCACATAAGGGTTCACACTAGAGTAAAACCTTTCTCGCGCCCTCATTGTGATGAGAGTTTCCTAGGAAAATCAGATCTAGAAAGTCACATACAGGTTCAGACTGGAGTAAAACATTTCCTGTGCCCTCATTGTGATAAGATTTTCAAAAGAAAATCAGATTTAAAGCGACACATACGGGTTCACACTGGAGTAAAACCTTTCTCGTGCCCTCATTGTAATAGGAGTTTTCGAGAAAAATCTGATCTAGAGAGTCACAcaggagttcacactggagtAAAACCTTTCCCGTGCCCTCATTGTGATAAGAGTTTCCTAAGAAAATCTGATTTAAAGCGTCACATAAGGGGTCACACTGGAGTAAAACCTTTCTCGTGCCCTCATTGTGATAAGAGTTTTCAACAGAAAGGAGGTCTTCAGAGTCACATACGCATTCATACAAGTGAGGAGGACAGGCTGAGCTCACGCCAGAGGAGAGGCGGGTCAAACACTACATCAACCAACCAGAAGATGCTTTCTCTACCAATGAACATAAGAGTTAATATAGCTTGTGAATTACTATATATAACACCCGATGCTACCACAACATGA